The sequence below is a genomic window from Candidatus Oleimmundimicrobium sp..
ACATCAATCTTCCGCAAACTCCTGAAATTTTTAGTGGATTTAAGGGTAAATTCTGCTCCTTAGCCATACGAATAGATACGGGCTCAAAATCTTTTAAAAAAGTTTCACAACAAAGCCTTCGCCCACAAATCCCTAATCCCCCTATCATTTTTGCTTCATCCCTTACCCCAACTTGCCTAAGTTCAATTCGCGTATGAAATACCGAAGCTAAGTCCTTAACAAGTTCCCTGAAGTCAACACGGCAATCGGCAGTAAAATAAAAAATTATCTTACTGCCGTCAAACACATATTCCACGTCAATTAGTTTCATTGGAAGCGCATATTTTTCAATTTTCTTATTACATATTTCAAAAGCTTCCTTCCCTTTCGCTTTGTTCTTCTCGAGTTGAGCTTCGTCTTTTTTTGTAGCTTTGCGTAAAACTTCCTTTAAAGGTGCCGTTATCTCTTCATCGGGAACATCGTCGGGGCCCATGGTAATCTCCCCA
It includes:
- a CDS encoding stage 0 sporulation family protein, whose protein sequence is MSIVVGVVFKEAGKIYYFDPANIDLKTGDFVIVETSRGVEFGEITMGPDDVPDEEITAPLKEVLRKATKKDEAQLEKNKAKGKEAFEICNKKIEKYALPMKLIDVEYVFDGSKIIFYFTADCRVDFRELVKDLASVFHTRIELRQVGVRDEAKMIGGLGICGRRLCCETFLKDFEPVSIRMAKEQNLPLNPLKISGVCGRLMCCLKYEYCVYKDFKKRVPKKGTKVMTSYGEGKIVDYNVPGEKVTVEVDDGLRHEIPLKEVEKIKNSGEQIAERKNKRD